One window from the genome of Streptomyces sp. NBC_01476 encodes:
- a CDS encoding ATP-binding protein, with protein MTGTTAAPAEQALRPHAEEAFADELAALAAADDRPRPARWNLSPWAVATYLLGGALPDGTVITPKYVGPRRIVEVAVTTLATDRALLLLGVPGTAKTWVSEHLAAAISGDSTLLVQGTAGTPEEAIRYGWNYAQLLTNGPSRAALVHSPVMRAMAEGRIARVEELTRIPADVQDSLITILSEKTLPIPELGTETQAVRGFNLIATANDRDRGVNDLSSALRRRFNTVVLPLPATAQDEVDIVSRRVDQLGHGLDLPAAPRGADEIRRVVTVFRELRSGTTEDGRTKLKSPSGTLSTAEAISVVTNGLALAAHFGDGVLRAGDVAAGILGAVVRDPAADRLIWQEYLETVVRERDGWKDFYRACREVSV; from the coding sequence ATGACCGGAACGACGGCCGCACCGGCCGAGCAGGCACTGCGTCCGCACGCCGAGGAAGCCTTCGCGGACGAGCTCGCCGCGCTGGCCGCGGCGGACGACCGGCCGCGCCCGGCCCGCTGGAACCTGTCGCCGTGGGCGGTGGCCACGTATCTGCTCGGCGGCGCGCTCCCGGACGGCACCGTGATCACTCCGAAGTACGTCGGCCCGCGCCGCATCGTGGAGGTCGCGGTCACCACGCTGGCCACCGACCGGGCGCTGCTGCTGCTCGGCGTGCCCGGCACCGCCAAGACCTGGGTCTCCGAGCACCTGGCCGCGGCGATCAGCGGCGACTCGACCCTGCTGGTGCAGGGCACGGCCGGCACCCCGGAGGAGGCGATCCGGTACGGGTGGAACTACGCGCAGCTGCTCACCAACGGACCGAGCCGGGCCGCGCTCGTGCACAGCCCGGTCATGCGGGCGATGGCGGAGGGGCGGATCGCGCGCGTGGAGGAGCTGACGCGCATCCCGGCCGACGTGCAGGACTCGCTGATCACCATCCTGTCCGAGAAGACGCTGCCGATACCGGAGTTGGGCACCGAGACCCAGGCGGTGCGCGGCTTCAACCTGATCGCGACCGCCAACGACCGCGACCGCGGGGTGAACGACCTGTCGAGCGCGCTGCGCCGCCGCTTCAACACGGTGGTGCTGCCGCTGCCCGCCACCGCGCAGGACGAGGTGGACATCGTCTCCCGCCGGGTCGACCAGCTCGGCCATGGCCTCGACCTGCCCGCGGCGCCGCGCGGCGCCGACGAGATCCGCCGGGTCGTCACCGTCTTCCGCGAACTGCGCTCCGGCACCACGGAGGACGGCCGCACCAAGCTCAAGTCGCCGTCGGGCACGCTCTCCACCGCCGAGGCGATCTCGGTCGTCACCAACGGCCTGGCGCTGGCCGCCCACTTCGGGGACGGCGTGCTGCGCGCGGGCGATGTGGCGGCCGGCATCCTCGGCGCGGTGGTCCGCGACCCGGCCGCGGACCGCCTCATCTGGCAGGAGTATCTGGAGACGGTCGTCCGCGAGCGGGACGGCTGGAAGGACTTCTACCGCGCCTGCCGCGAGGTGTCCGTATGA
- a CDS encoding DUF5682 family protein translates to MSTPTTEEAAGLVLLGVRHHGPGSARAVGAALEAYRPEVVLIEGPPEADALTALAADPAMRPPVALLAHVTDDPARAGFWPFAEFSPEWVAMRWAAKAGVEVRFIDLPAANTLAMRAVAEEADAPGGPDEADAPGEAEEADEPDEAAAAVRVDPLAVLAETAGYDDPERWWEDAVEHQGEDADALAPFEALAEAMAAIRERYGDGGHSQDPLREAHMRLRMREARRAHGRTAVVCGAWHVPALGVRTTAAADRQLLKGLPKAKVETTWVPWTHRRLARASGYGAGIDSPGWYGHLFAAPDRPVTRWMTKVAGLLREEDFPVSSAHVIEAVRLADTLAVMRGRPLAGLGETTDAVRAVMCDGSDVPLALIQDRLVVGDVLGEVPPEAPAVPLARDLAREQRRLRLKPEALERELELDLRKDTDAARSRLLHRLRLLGIDWGEPAAGRDGKGTFRETWRLRWEPELAIRVAEAGIWGTTVEAAATARAEDQAVHASALAEVTAVAERCLLAALSDALPIVMRVLADRAALDADVSHLAAALPALVRAVRYGDVRGTDSAALARVAEGLARRICVGFPPACVGLDADGAAALRTHLDAVHRAIALLPPPPRPADAGPVVGDPSLVAGRSAGAGGAGRPEAVPIADEDGPSAAGALAGGPSPVAGQPAGAGAAGAGGTVAASVPGDARGAVDPGGATGGQPDDLRERWAGMLRALAERDGAIPGLLRGAAARLLLDDGRLAAEEVARLMGLALSPGTGPLEAAGWVEGFLAGGGMLLVHDERLLGLVDGWLAGVPGEAFTDVLPLLRRTFAEFEPGVRRSVGELVRRGPTAAGRRRDTTAEAGLPGFGAGIDQPRARAALRTVRLLLGATTTSDLSDLDLDPDAPDLDPDLDRDLDRGPHPGPHPGPYPGRDRISGPGRAVRDPAHPAHPAHHLGERHDA, encoded by the coding sequence ATGAGCACGCCCACGACGGAGGAAGCGGCCGGCCTGGTGCTGCTCGGGGTGCGGCACCACGGCCCCGGCTCGGCGCGGGCGGTCGGCGCGGCCCTGGAGGCGTACCGGCCGGAGGTGGTGCTGATCGAGGGGCCGCCGGAGGCCGACGCGCTGACCGCGCTCGCCGCCGACCCCGCGATGCGGCCGCCGGTGGCCCTGCTCGCCCATGTGACGGACGATCCGGCGCGGGCCGGCTTCTGGCCGTTCGCGGAGTTCTCGCCGGAGTGGGTGGCGATGCGGTGGGCGGCGAAGGCCGGGGTCGAGGTGCGGTTCATCGATCTGCCGGCCGCCAACACCCTGGCCATGCGCGCGGTCGCGGAGGAGGCGGACGCACCGGGCGGCCCGGACGAAGCGGACGCGCCGGGCGAGGCGGAGGAGGCGGACGAGCCGGACGAGGCCGCGGCGGCGGTTCGGGTGGACCCGCTGGCCGTGCTCGCCGAAACCGCTGGGTACGACGACCCGGAGCGGTGGTGGGAGGACGCCGTCGAGCACCAGGGGGAGGACGCCGACGCGCTGGCACCGTTCGAAGCGCTCGCCGAGGCGATGGCCGCGATCCGGGAGAGGTACGGGGACGGCGGGCACAGCCAGGACCCGTTGCGGGAGGCCCATATGCGGCTGCGCATGAGGGAGGCCCGGCGGGCGCACGGGCGGACCGCGGTGGTGTGCGGGGCCTGGCACGTGCCCGCGCTCGGGGTGAGGACGACGGCCGCAGCCGACCGGCAGCTGCTCAAGGGGCTGCCGAAGGCGAAGGTCGAGACGACCTGGGTGCCGTGGACCCACCGGCGGCTGGCGCGGGCCAGCGGTTATGGGGCGGGGATCGATTCGCCGGGCTGGTACGGGCACCTGTTCGCCGCGCCGGACCGACCGGTCACCCGGTGGATGACGAAGGTCGCCGGGCTGCTCCGGGAGGAGGACTTCCCGGTGTCCTCGGCGCACGTCATCGAGGCGGTCCGGCTGGCCGACACCCTCGCGGTGATGCGCGGCCGTCCGCTGGCCGGGCTCGGTGAGACCACCGACGCCGTCAGGGCCGTGATGTGCGACGGCTCGGACGTACCGCTGGCGCTGATCCAGGACCGGCTCGTCGTCGGGGACGTGCTGGGCGAAGTGCCGCCGGAAGCACCCGCGGTGCCGCTCGCCCGGGATCTGGCCCGCGAGCAGCGCAGGCTGCGGCTGAAGCCGGAGGCGCTGGAGCGCGAACTGGAGCTCGACCTGCGCAAGGACACCGATGCCGCGCGCAGCCGGCTGCTGCACCGGCTGCGGCTGCTCGGCATCGACTGGGGCGAGCCGGCCGCGGGCCGCGACGGAAAGGGCACGTTCCGGGAGACCTGGCGGCTGCGCTGGGAGCCGGAGCTGGCGATCCGGGTCGCCGAGGCAGGCATCTGGGGCACCACGGTGGAAGCGGCGGCCACCGCCCGCGCCGAGGACCAGGCCGTCCACGCGTCTGCGCTCGCCGAGGTCACGGCGGTCGCCGAGCGGTGCCTGCTGGCCGCGCTCTCCGACGCGCTGCCGATCGTCATGCGGGTGCTCGCCGACCGCGCCGCCCTCGACGCGGACGTCTCCCACCTCGCCGCGGCTCTTCCCGCGCTGGTCCGCGCGGTCCGTTACGGCGATGTCCGCGGTACCGACTCCGCAGCCCTCGCCCGCGTCGCCGAGGGCCTGGCCCGCCGTATCTGCGTCGGCTTCCCCCCGGCCTGCGTCGGCCTCGACGCGGACGGTGCGGCGGCCCTGCGCACCCACCTGGACGCGGTCCACCGCGCGATAGCCCTCCTCCCGCCTCCGCCCCGGCCTGCGGATGCCGGCCCGGTGGTGGGTGACCCGTCACTCGTGGCCGGCCGGTCGGCCGGGGCAGGCGGCGCCGGGCGCCCCGAGGCGGTGCCGATCGCTGACGAGGACGGGCCTTCGGCCGCCGGCGCGCTGGCGGGTGGCCCCTCGCCCGTGGCCGGGCAGCCGGCCGGGGCAGGCGCGGCTGGCGCGGGGGGCACGGTCGCGGCTTCTGTTCCCGGGGATGCCCGTGGGGCGGTGGACCCGGGGGGTGCCACCGGAGGGCAGCCGGATGATCTGCGGGAGCGGTGGGCCGGGATGCTGCGGGCGCTGGCGGAGCGGGACGGGGCGATACCCGGGCTGTTGCGGGGCGCCGCCGCGCGGCTGCTGCTGGACGACGGGCGGCTCGCGGCGGAGGAGGTGGCGCGGCTGATGGGGCTGGCGCTGTCGCCGGGGACCGGACCGCTGGAGGCGGCCGGCTGGGTCGAGGGGTTCCTGGCCGGCGGCGGGATGCTGCTGGTGCACGACGAACGGCTCCTCGGGCTGGTGGACGGCTGGCTCGCGGGGGTGCCGGGGGAGGCGTTCACGGACGTACTGCCGTTGCTGCGGCGGACGTTCGCGGAGTTCGAGCCCGGCGTGCGGCGGTCGGTCGGCGAGCTGGTGCGGCGCGGTCCGACCGCGGCCGGCCGGCGCCGGGACACCACCGCGGAAGCGGGCCTGCCCGGCTTCGGCGCCGGCATCGACCAGCCCCGCGCGCGAGCCGCGCTGCGTACGGTCCGGCTGCTGCTCGGCGCCACCACGACCAGCGACCTGAGCGATCTCGACCTGGATCCCGACGCTCCCGACCTTGATCCCGACCTTGATCGGGACCTGGATCGCGGTCCGCATCCCGGTCCGCATCCCGGCCCGTACCCCGGCCGTGACCGGATCTCCGGACCCGGCCGCGCAGTACGCGACCCGGCCCACCCGGCCCACCCGGCCCACCACTTGGGGGAGCGCCACGATGCCTGA
- a CDS encoding VWA domain-containing protein, with the protein MPESTPTAPTPAPGPTTPVRADADERLRRWRLVLGGGPADGTGCELAGRDAAMDRTLTAVYGGGGGAGGSRGSERSAGLGGSAPQVARWLGDIRTYFPSSVVQVMQRDAIDRLGLSALLLEPEMLEAVEADVHLVGTLLSLNKAMPETTKETARAVVRKVVDDLEKRLATKTRATLTGALDRSAKVNRPRHRDIDWNRTIHANLKHYLPEHGTIVPERLIGYGRADRAVKKDVVLCIDQSGSMAASVVYASVFGAVLASMRSIATKLVVFDTAVVDLTEQLDDPVDVLFGTQLGGGTDINRALAYCQSLITRPADTVVVLISDLYEGGIRDEMLKRVAAMKASGVQFVALLALSDEGAPAYDHEHAAALAALDAPAFACTPDLFPEVMAAAIEKRPLPVPEK; encoded by the coding sequence ATGCCTGAGAGCACACCCACCGCACCCACACCCGCACCCGGACCCACGACCCCCGTACGTGCTGACGCCGACGAGCGCCTGCGCCGCTGGCGGCTGGTCCTCGGCGGCGGCCCCGCCGACGGCACCGGGTGCGAACTCGCGGGCAGGGACGCGGCGATGGACCGCACCCTCACCGCGGTCTACGGAGGTGGCGGCGGTGCCGGCGGCTCACGCGGCAGCGAGCGCTCGGCCGGCCTCGGCGGCTCCGCCCCGCAGGTCGCCCGCTGGCTCGGCGACATCCGCACGTACTTCCCCAGTTCCGTCGTCCAGGTCATGCAGCGCGACGCCATCGACCGGCTCGGCCTGTCCGCGCTGCTGCTGGAGCCGGAGATGCTGGAGGCGGTCGAGGCCGACGTCCACCTCGTCGGCACCCTGCTGTCGCTCAACAAGGCGATGCCCGAGACCACCAAGGAGACCGCGCGGGCCGTGGTCCGCAAGGTGGTGGACGACCTGGAGAAGCGCCTCGCCACGAAGACGCGGGCCACCCTGACCGGCGCCCTGGACCGTTCCGCGAAGGTCAACCGCCCGCGCCACCGCGACATCGACTGGAACCGCACCATCCACGCCAACCTCAAGCACTACCTGCCCGAGCACGGCACGATCGTGCCCGAGCGGCTGATCGGCTACGGCCGGGCCGACCGCGCGGTGAAGAAGGACGTCGTGCTCTGCATCGACCAGTCGGGCTCGATGGCCGCCTCGGTCGTCTACGCCTCCGTCTTCGGCGCCGTGCTCGCCTCGATGCGGTCCATCGCCACCAAGCTGGTCGTCTTCGACACCGCCGTGGTGGACCTCACCGAGCAGCTGGACGACCCGGTCGACGTGCTGTTCGGCACCCAGCTCGGCGGCGGCACCGACATCAACCGCGCACTGGCCTACTGCCAGTCGCTCATCACCCGCCCGGCGGACACCGTGGTCGTCCTGATCAGCGACCTCTACGAGGGCGGGATCCGCGACGAGATGCTCAAGCGGGTGGCCGCGATGAAGGCGTCCGGCGTGCAGTTCGTGGCACTGCTCGCGCTGTCCGACGAGGGTGCGCCGGCGTACGACCATGAGCACGCCGCCGCGCTCGCCGCCCTCGACGCTCCCGCCTTCGCCTGCACGCCCGACCTCTTTCCCGAGGTGATGGCCGCCGCGATAGAAAAGCGCCCGCTGCCGGTGCCCGAGAAGTGA
- the sucC gene encoding ADP-forming succinate--CoA ligase subunit beta, with protein MDLFEYQARDLFAKHGVPVLAGEVIETPEAARAVAERLGGRAVVKAQVKVGGRGKAGGVKLAADPADAVAKADAILGMDIKGHTVHKVMLAETADIKEEYYVSFLLDRTNRTFLAMASVEGGVEIEIVAEENPDALAKVPVDALEGVTPEKAAEIVAAAKFPADIADQVADVLQQLWTVFVKEDALLVEVNPLVKTGEGKIVALDGKVSLDENAAFRQPGHEALEDKAAANPLEAKAKAKGLNYVKLDGEVGIIGNGAGLVMSTLDVVAYAGEAHGGVKPANFLDIGGGASAEVMANGLEIILGDPDVKSVFVNVFGGITACDEVANGIVQALALLASKGEEVSKPLVVRLDGNNAELGRKILSDANHPLVQRVDTMDGAADKAAELAAK; from the coding sequence GTGGACCTGTTCGAGTACCAGGCGAGGGATCTCTTCGCCAAGCACGGTGTACCGGTGCTGGCCGGTGAAGTCATCGAGACGCCTGAGGCGGCGCGCGCCGTGGCGGAGCGACTCGGCGGCCGTGCGGTCGTCAAGGCGCAGGTCAAGGTGGGTGGCCGTGGCAAGGCCGGCGGTGTGAAGCTCGCCGCCGACCCGGCCGACGCGGTGGCCAAGGCCGACGCCATCCTCGGCATGGACATCAAGGGCCACACGGTCCACAAGGTGATGCTCGCGGAGACCGCGGACATCAAGGAGGAGTACTACGTCTCCTTCCTGCTCGACCGCACCAACCGGACCTTCCTCGCGATGGCCTCGGTCGAGGGCGGCGTGGAGATCGAGATCGTCGCCGAGGAGAACCCCGACGCGCTCGCCAAGGTCCCGGTCGACGCGCTGGAGGGCGTGACCCCCGAGAAGGCCGCCGAGATCGTCGCCGCGGCGAAGTTCCCGGCCGACATCGCCGACCAGGTCGCCGATGTGCTGCAGCAGCTGTGGACCGTCTTCGTCAAGGAAGACGCCCTGCTGGTCGAGGTCAACCCGCTGGTCAAGACCGGCGAGGGCAAGATCGTCGCGCTCGACGGCAAGGTCTCGCTGGACGAGAACGCCGCCTTCCGGCAGCCCGGGCACGAGGCGCTGGAGGACAAGGCCGCCGCGAACCCGCTGGAGGCGAAGGCCAAGGCCAAGGGCCTCAACTACGTCAAGCTCGACGGCGAGGTCGGCATCATCGGCAACGGCGCGGGTCTCGTGATGAGCACCCTGGACGTCGTCGCGTACGCAGGTGAGGCGCACGGCGGGGTCAAGCCCGCCAACTTCCTCGACATCGGCGGCGGAGCGTCCGCCGAGGTGATGGCGAACGGCCTGGAGATCATCCTGGGCGACCCGGATGTCAAGTCCGTGTTCGTCAACGTCTTCGGCGGCATCACCGCCTGTGACGAGGTCGCCAACGGCATCGTGCAGGCGCTGGCACTGCTCGCCTCCAAGGGCGAAGAGGTCAGCAAGCCGCTGGTCGTGCGGCTCGACGGCAACAACGCGGAGCTGGGTCGCAAGATCCTGTCCGACGCCAACCACCCGCTGGTGCAGCGCGTGGACACCATGGACGGCGCGGCCGACAAGGCCGCCGAGCTGGCTGCGAAGTAA
- the sucD gene encoding succinate--CoA ligase subunit alpha — translation MAIFLTKDSKVIVQGMTGATGLKHTTLMLADGTNIVGGVNPRKAGTTVTFEQGDVPVFGSVQEAIEATGADVTVIFVPEKFTKDAVVEAIEAEIPLAVVITEGVAVHDTAAFWALAQAKGNKTRIIGPNCPGLITPGQSNAGIIPGDITKPGRIGLVSKSGTLTYQMMYELRDIGFSSAVGIGGDPIIGTTHIDALAAFEADPDTDLIVMIGEIGGDAEERAAAFIEKNVTKPVVGYVAGFTAPEGKTMGHAGAIVSGSSGTAQAKKEALEAAGVKVGKTPSETARLARAILAG, via the coding sequence ATGGCTATCTTCCTGACCAAGGACAGCAAGGTCATCGTCCAGGGCATGACCGGCGCCACCGGCCTGAAGCACACCACCCTGATGCTCGCCGACGGCACCAACATCGTCGGCGGCGTCAACCCGCGCAAGGCCGGCACCACGGTCACCTTCGAGCAGGGTGACGTACCGGTCTTCGGCTCCGTGCAGGAGGCCATCGAGGCCACCGGCGCGGACGTGACCGTGATCTTCGTCCCGGAGAAGTTCACCAAGGACGCGGTGGTCGAGGCCATCGAGGCCGAGATCCCGCTCGCGGTCGTCATCACCGAGGGCGTCGCCGTCCACGACACCGCCGCGTTCTGGGCGCTCGCCCAGGCCAAGGGGAACAAGACCCGGATCATCGGCCCGAACTGCCCCGGCCTGATCACGCCCGGTCAGTCCAACGCGGGCATCATCCCCGGTGACATCACCAAGCCGGGCCGGATCGGCCTGGTGTCGAAGTCCGGCACGCTGACGTACCAGATGATGTACGAGCTGCGGGACATCGGCTTCTCCTCGGCGGTCGGCATCGGCGGTGACCCGATCATCGGCACCACCCACATCGACGCGCTGGCCGCGTTCGAGGCGGACCCTGACACCGACCTGATCGTGATGATCGGTGAGATCGGCGGCGACGCGGAGGAGCGGGCCGCGGCCTTCATCGAGAAGAACGTGACGAAGCCGGTCGTCGGTTACGTGGCGGGCTTCACCGCGCCCGAGGGCAAGACGATGGGCCACGCGGGCGCCATCGTCTCCGGCTCCTCCGGCACCGCCCAGGCGAAGAAGGAGGCCCTGGAGGCGGCGGGCGTCAAGGTCGGCAAGACGCCGTCCGAGACGGCGCGCCTCGCGCGGGCGATCCTCGCGGGCTGA
- a CDS encoding cell division protein PerM, whose translation MTAWVGVTHLTDPAQVPGPATERPGAHSRRSTARVTAAAGGAAAAVLGLAVPTAVVLLLWIASPYPDSGLTGALHVGAGLWLLAQGAELVRTDTLSGDPAPVALTPLLLSALPAWLLYRGTSSAVSSALSSAVARAGAGARPEVVREAAVLAGWALAGYVSVAVPAVSYAVGGAVRVALPTALYVPLFAAGAAGCGAWTGCGRPALAGWVRVPRVERRYVVEAVAALRAAGVAVGVLVGGGALVGGVSLAWHSGFSGRAYTQLSGPFAGQVAVLLIAMALVPNLAVWGASYALGAGFSVGAGSVVAPWGASGYGVLPQFPLLSALPRAGEGAGGWAGWVTLAVPFAAACLVGWRLGRLGWGVVRTVRVAGMAALFTGVAFATLAAWSGGALGVSRLASFGPVWWVAGAAAAVWVLGVAGSLALAGSLAPAVRLAPAVRVSLARSEREWWARLARFRLRRGRRVTVRSEGGVRTEGGLRAEPDDVPLHPLPPLTDPLPWPAGPALPPLPPFPPAPAEGPDAGGGAPAGG comes from the coding sequence TTGACAGCATGGGTCGGCGTGACGCACCTCACCGACCCCGCTCAGGTCCCCGGCCCCGCCACCGAACGCCCCGGCGCCCACTCGCGCCGCTCCACCGCGCGGGTGACGGCCGCCGCCGGGGGAGCGGCCGCGGCGGTCCTCGGGCTCGCCGTGCCGACCGCGGTCGTCCTGCTGCTGTGGATCGCGTCGCCCTACCCCGACAGCGGGCTGACCGGGGCGCTGCACGTGGGCGCGGGCCTGTGGCTGCTCGCGCAGGGTGCGGAACTCGTCAGGACCGACACGCTCTCCGGCGACCCCGCCCCGGTCGCGCTGACACCGCTGCTGCTCAGCGCGCTGCCGGCGTGGCTGCTGTACCGGGGGACGTCGTCAGCGGTCTCCTCCGCGCTTTCGTCGGCGGTGGCCAGGGCGGGAGCGGGGGCGAGGCCGGAAGTGGTCAGGGAGGCGGCGGTGCTGGCCGGGTGGGCACTGGCGGGATACGTCTCGGTGGCCGTGCCGGCGGTCTCCTACGCGGTGGGCGGCGCGGTGCGCGTCGCGCTGCCGACCGCGCTGTACGTCCCGCTCTTCGCGGCCGGCGCGGCCGGGTGCGGCGCGTGGACGGGGTGCGGGCGGCCCGCGCTCGCCGGGTGGGTGCGGGTGCCGCGGGTGGAGCGGCGGTACGTGGTCGAGGCGGTGGCCGCGCTGCGGGCCGCTGGGGTCGCGGTGGGGGTGCTGGTCGGCGGCGGGGCACTGGTCGGCGGGGTGTCGCTGGCGTGGCACTCAGGCTTCTCCGGGCGGGCGTACACGCAGCTCAGCGGGCCCTTCGCGGGGCAGGTGGCGGTGTTGCTGATCGCGATGGCGCTGGTGCCGAACCTGGCGGTGTGGGGGGCGAGTTACGCGCTCGGGGCGGGGTTTTCCGTGGGGGCGGGCAGTGTGGTGGCGCCGTGGGGGGCGTCGGGGTACGGGGTGCTGCCGCAGTTCCCGCTGCTTTCGGCGCTGCCGCGGGCGGGGGAGGGGGCGGGGGGATGGGCCGGGTGGGTGACCCTTGCGGTGCCGTTCGCTGCGGCGTGCCTGGTGGGGTGGCGGCTGGGGCGGCTCGGGTGGGGGGTGGTGCGTACGGTTCGGGTGGCCGGGATGGCGGCGCTCTTCACGGGGGTGGCCTTCGCGACGCTCGCCGCGTGGTCCGGTGGGGCGCTCGGGGTTTCCCGGCTGGCGTCTTTCGGGCCGGTCTGGTGGGTGGCCGGGGCGGCGGCGGCCGTGTGGGTGCTTGGCGTTGCGGGTTCGCTCGCGCTGGCGGGTTCGCTCGCGCCGGCGGTTCGGCTCGCTCCGGCGGTTCGCGTTTCGCTCGCGCGTTCCGAGCGTGAGTGGTGGGCTCGCCTGGCGCGGTTTCGCCTCCGGCGCGGTCGCCGGGTGACGGTGCGATCGGAGGGGGGTGTCCGTACGGAGGGGGGTCTCCGTGCGGAGCCGGATGACGTGCCCTTGCATCCGTTGCCGCCGCTCACCGACCCTCTGCCGTGGCCGGCTGGGCCGGCGCTGCCGCCGCTTCCGCCGTTCCCGCCGGCTCCTGCGGAGGGGCCGGATGCGGGAGGGGGTGCCCCGGCTGGTGGGTGA
- a CDS encoding ferritin-like domain-containing protein has protein sequence MLSARGLFTEILENDDSFALFCSIAASGETQGGWENGRIAALVPASQREMAPKIARHGADEDKHGRIFMALLRKRGLEPVPVPTDTDYTMLLERAGIGLTHTRLRADQALSEDDVVTYLAHSRVTEQRASEQMRLLLKHFADHPDIGRAVRAISRDEDNHLAYCHEELLRLARAGHGRAIHATLRACALAEIRIYREVSIAVMAHMARVLGWPAWKSAVIRSAIRATYAYERAIGHHRMTTLTLPTHNLNALGTPTPAPATP, from the coding sequence ATGCTGTCGGCGCGCGGTCTGTTCACGGAGATCCTGGAGAACGACGACTCCTTCGCGCTCTTCTGCTCCATCGCGGCGAGCGGGGAGACACAGGGCGGCTGGGAGAACGGCCGGATCGCGGCGCTGGTGCCCGCGTCCCAGCGGGAGATGGCGCCGAAGATCGCCCGGCACGGGGCGGACGAGGACAAGCACGGGCGGATCTTCATGGCCCTGCTCCGCAAGCGCGGCCTCGAACCGGTGCCGGTGCCGACGGACACGGACTACACGATGCTGCTGGAGCGGGCCGGGATCGGGCTCACGCACACGCGGCTCCGCGCCGACCAGGCGCTCAGCGAGGACGACGTCGTCACGTATCTCGCGCACAGCCGGGTCACCGAGCAGCGGGCGTCGGAGCAGATGCGGCTGCTTCTCAAGCACTTCGCGGACCACCCCGACATCGGGCGGGCGGTCCGGGCGATCTCCCGCGACGAGGACAACCACCTCGCGTACTGCCACGAGGAGCTGCTCCGCCTGGCCCGGGCCGGCCACGGCCGCGCGATCCACGCCACGCTGCGGGCCTGCGCGCTGGCGGAGATCCGCATCTACCGCGAGGTCAGCATCGCCGTGATGGCCCACATGGCCCGCGTCCTCGGCTGGCCCGCCTGGAAGTCCGCGGTCATCCGCTCCGCCATCCGCGCGACCTACGCCTACGAGCGGGCGATCGGCCACCACCGCATGACGACCCTCACCCTCCCCACCCACAACCTCAACGCCCTCGGCACCCCCACCCCCGCCCCCGCCACCCCCTGA
- the purN gene encoding phosphoribosylglycinamide formyltransferase → MPPVAARTPARLVVLVSGSGTNLQALLDAIGADPSYGATIVAVGADRDGIAGLGRAEAAGLPTFVVRVKDHEDRAAWDLALAEATAAFDPDLVVSAGFMKIVGREFLARFGGRFINTHPALLPSFPGAHGVRDALAYGAKVTGCTVHFVDDGVDTGPVIAQGVVEIRPDDTEEALHERIKDVERGLLVDVVGRLSRDGYRIEGRKVRIPA, encoded by the coding sequence ATCCCGCCCGTGGCCGCCCGTACTCCCGCTCGCCTCGTCGTCCTCGTCTCCGGTTCCGGTACGAATCTGCAGGCCCTGCTCGACGCCATCGGCGCCGACCCCTCCTACGGTGCCACGATCGTCGCGGTCGGCGCCGACCGCGACGGCATCGCCGGTCTCGGCAGGGCCGAAGCCGCCGGGCTGCCCACCTTCGTGGTGCGCGTCAAGGACCACGAAGACCGGGCCGCCTGGGACCTCGCGCTGGCCGAGGCCACCGCGGCCTTCGACCCCGATCTGGTGGTCTCGGCGGGCTTCATGAAGATCGTCGGCCGGGAGTTCCTGGCCAGGTTCGGCGGGCGGTTCATCAACACCCACCCCGCGCTGCTGCCGAGTTTCCCCGGTGCGCACGGCGTGCGTGACGCGCTCGCCTACGGCGCGAAGGTGACCGGGTGCACCGTCCACTTCGTCGACGACGGCGTGGACACCGGACCGGTCATCGCCCAGGGCGTGGTGGAGATCCGGCCGGACGACACGGAGGAAGCGCTCCACGAGCGCATCAAGGACGTCGAGCGAGGACTGCTCGTCGACGTAGTTGGGCGGCTGTCGCGCGACGGCTACCGCATCGAAGGACGAAAGGTACGGATCCCGGCATGA